The following proteins are co-located in the Pseudomonas synxantha genome:
- a CDS encoding LysR family transcriptional regulator, with the protein MEIRHFRYFLAVARQRNFTRAAEQLGIAPPTLSRQIQDMEASLGTRLFIRRQREVSLTEAGAALLSEAEAAVRQFEFAQRSAQRAGRGEIGHIELGYVASALYCGLLQRQVRGFSQAFADVNVNLREWAMAALPGAVADGRCDIGYIRSPMTLPDGVEAVRLDSEGFVLALAHDSWLLGLKAITCEHLENETFILPEQISGTLHVAAQGGYAPRLGAQPGGLVAVVALVSLGQGVAVVPASMVGHVSLPGVVYRNIQGNEASSWLSLIYRRFEKAPAVARYIQQVKQSVAAAPSRPGA; encoded by the coding sequence ATGGAAATCCGCCATTTTCGTTACTTCCTGGCCGTGGCCCGGCAGCGCAATTTCACCCGCGCCGCCGAGCAATTGGGTATTGCGCCGCCGACCCTGAGCCGGCAAATCCAGGACATGGAAGCCAGCCTGGGCACGCGCTTGTTTATCCGCCGGCAGCGCGAAGTCAGCCTCACCGAAGCGGGTGCCGCGCTGCTGAGCGAGGCTGAAGCCGCCGTGCGCCAATTCGAGTTCGCCCAGCGCAGTGCCCAGCGCGCCGGGCGTGGCGAGATCGGGCATATCGAGTTAGGTTACGTGGCCTCGGCGCTGTACTGCGGGCTGTTGCAGCGCCAGGTGCGAGGGTTCAGCCAGGCGTTTGCCGATGTGAACGTGAACCTGCGCGAATGGGCCATGGCTGCGCTACCGGGCGCGGTGGCCGATGGGCGCTGCGATATCGGTTATATCCGTTCGCCGATGACCCTGCCGGACGGCGTTGAGGCGGTGCGCCTGGACAGCGAAGGCTTTGTGCTGGCGCTGGCTCATGACTCATGGCTGCTGGGACTCAAGGCAATCACCTGCGAGCACCTGGAAAACGAGACTTTTATCCTGCCGGAACAAATCAGCGGCACCTTGCATGTCGCCGCTCAGGGCGGCTACGCACCGCGTCTGGGCGCGCAGCCGGGCGGGTTGGTGGCGGTGGTGGCCCTGGTGTCGTTGGGGCAGGGGGTTGCGGTAGTGCCGGCATCGATGGTCGGGCATGTGAGCCTGCCCGGCGTGGTGTATCGCAATATCCAGGGCAATGAGGCGTCGTCGTGGTTGTCGTTGATTTACCGGCGCTTTGAAAAAGCGCCGGCGGTGGCGCGGTATATCCAGCAGGTCAAGCAGTCAGTCGCGGCTGCACCGAGTCGGCCAGGCGCGTAA
- the dhaL gene encoding dihydroxyacetone kinase subunit DhaL has translation MSQHFSTRDGSAIVADLVSVIVANREYLSAVDGAIGDGDHGINMAKGFAHCGRTIEGRQLSLAQALDELTLSLMEGIGGSMGPLYGSLFIGMADEVRNCEDIDAATFAHLLRGGLTSLQDITEAGVGDKCLMDTLIPAVEAFEQAHASGASFNDALEAMKTAASQGRDSTKDLVAKIGRASRLGERSLGVLDAGAVSCCLILTRLADSVQPRLTA, from the coding sequence ATGAGCCAGCACTTTTCCACCCGTGACGGCAGCGCCATCGTCGCCGACCTGGTCAGCGTCATCGTGGCCAATCGCGAATACCTCAGCGCAGTCGACGGCGCCATTGGCGACGGTGACCACGGCATCAACATGGCCAAGGGCTTCGCCCACTGCGGTCGCACTATCGAAGGCCGCCAACTGAGCCTGGCCCAAGCCCTGGATGAACTGACCCTGAGCCTGATGGAAGGCATCGGCGGCTCCATGGGCCCGCTGTATGGCAGCCTGTTTATTGGCATGGCCGACGAAGTGCGCAACTGTGAAGACATCGACGCCGCGACCTTCGCCCATCTGTTGCGCGGCGGCTTGACTTCATTGCAGGACATCACCGAGGCGGGCGTGGGCGACAAGTGCCTGATGGATACCCTTATTCCTGCAGTAGAGGCGTTTGAACAGGCACATGCATCCGGGGCGTCTTTCAACGATGCGCTGGAGGCGATGAAAACCGCCGCCTCCCAGGGGCGCGATTCGACCAAGGACCTGGTGGCCAAGATCGGCCGCGCCAGTCGCCTGGGCGAGCGCTCTCTCGGGGTGCTGGACGCCGGGGCGGTGTCGTGTTGCCTGATTCTTACGCGCCTGGCCGACTCGGTGCAGCCGCGACTGACTGCTTGA
- a CDS encoding dihydroxyacetone kinase subunit DhaK produces MNRVINDPDQVVEDMLRGILVAHPELRQYETNPRVIVKARPSAQGRVGIVTGGGSGHEPAFLGYVGPGLVDAVAVGEIFSSPTAKSFFDAFRAADHGAGVACLYGNYAGDNMNVKLAMKMAASKDMRIRTVVANDDVASAPKADIAKRRGVAGEIFMWKIGGAAAAQHYDLDGVIRVAQKTVDQCRSIGIGLTPCTIAAVGKPNFQIADGQMELGIGHHGEPGIEVIPIEPAAAMAERMLAPILADRDFSQDDSVVVLVSGLGATPVMELYIFYAEVEKQLKAKGLKIHRCYVGNYFTSLEMMGVTLTLLGLDAELKTLIDQPCRSIGMTQAE; encoded by the coding sequence ATGAATCGAGTCATCAACGATCCCGACCAAGTGGTCGAGGACATGCTGCGCGGCATCCTGGTCGCGCACCCCGAACTGCGCCAGTACGAGACCAACCCACGGGTCATCGTCAAGGCCAGGCCGTCCGCCCAGGGCCGTGTCGGCATCGTCACCGGCGGCGGCTCCGGGCATGAGCCGGCGTTCCTCGGCTATGTCGGCCCGGGCCTGGTGGACGCCGTGGCCGTCGGCGAGATTTTCTCCTCGCCCACCGCCAAGAGCTTTTTCGACGCCTTCCGCGCCGCCGACCATGGCGCGGGCGTGGCCTGCCTGTATGGCAACTACGCCGGCGACAATATGAACGTCAAGCTGGCGATGAAGATGGCCGCCAGCAAAGACATGCGCATCCGCACCGTAGTGGCCAACGATGACGTGGCGTCGGCACCCAAGGCCGACATCGCCAAGCGTCGCGGGGTGGCCGGGGAAATTTTCATGTGGAAGATCGGCGGTGCCGCCGCCGCCCAGCATTACGACCTGGACGGGGTGATTCGCGTCGCGCAGAAAACCGTCGACCAGTGCCGCTCCATTGGCATCGGCCTCACGCCGTGCACCATCGCCGCCGTGGGCAAGCCGAACTTCCAGATCGCTGACGGCCAGATGGAACTGGGCATCGGCCATCATGGCGAGCCGGGCATCGAAGTCATCCCGATCGAGCCGGCTGCGGCCATGGCCGAGCGCATGCTCGCACCGATCCTCGCCGACCGCGATTTCAGCCAGGACGACAGCGTGGTGGTGCTGGTCTCCGGCCTTGGCGCCACGCCTGTGATGGAGCTGTACATTTTCTACGCCGAGGTGGAAAAACAGCTCAAGGCCAAGGGCTTGAAGATCCATCGCTGCTACGTCGGCAACTACTTCACCTCCCTGGAAATGATGGGCGTGACCCTGACCCTGCTCGGCCTCGACGCCGAGCTGAAAACCCTGATCGACCAACCCTGCCGTTCCATCGGCATGACCCAGGCGGAGTAA
- a CDS encoding MDR/zinc-dependent alcohol dehydrogenase-like family protein, whose product MSTVTERTPQQLAPSIPKTMQAVVCHGPEDYRLETVDVPTPGPDEILTKVELCGICMGDIKTYRGAPSFWGDAEQPRYVKPPMIPGHEFVCRVVALGPGAEKRGVAVGDRVISEQIVPCWGCRFCNHGQYWMCQKHDLYGFQNNVQGAMAQYMIFTKEGIIHKVPESIAPDEAILIEPLACSLHAAERANVDHDDIVVVAGAGTLGLGIIGAVRLRNPKKLIVLDIKPERAALALRMGADEVWNPAEVDVLAKIREITDGYGCDIYIEPTGHHKAVNQGLAMLRKLGRFVEFSVFNDEATVDWSIIGDRKELDILGSHLGPYMYPRAIDFIGNRKIDMRDVVTHKFALADFKEAFAVMERGDKSLKVVLEP is encoded by the coding sequence CCGTGGTCTGCCATGGCCCGGAAGACTATCGCCTGGAAACCGTCGACGTGCCCACGCCCGGCCCCGACGAGATCCTCACCAAGGTCGAGCTGTGCGGCATCTGCATGGGCGATATCAAGACCTATCGCGGCGCGCCGTCGTTCTGGGGCGATGCCGAGCAACCGCGCTATGTGAAGCCGCCGATGATTCCCGGACATGAGTTCGTGTGCCGTGTAGTCGCCCTAGGCCCCGGTGCCGAAAAGCGTGGCGTGGCGGTCGGCGACCGGGTGATTTCCGAACAGATCGTGCCATGCTGGGGTTGCCGCTTCTGCAACCACGGCCAGTACTGGATGTGCCAGAAGCACGACCTGTATGGCTTCCAGAATAATGTGCAGGGCGCCATGGCCCAGTACATGATCTTCACCAAGGAAGGCATCATCCACAAAGTGCCGGAATCCATCGCGCCCGACGAAGCGATCCTGATCGAGCCGCTGGCCTGCTCGCTGCACGCGGCGGAGCGCGCCAACGTCGACCATGACGACATCGTAGTGGTCGCAGGCGCCGGCACTTTGGGCCTGGGCATCATCGGCGCGGTGCGGTTGCGCAACCCGAAAAAACTCATCGTGCTGGACATTAAACCCGAACGCGCCGCCCTCGCCCTGCGCATGGGCGCCGACGAAGTCTGGAACCCGGCCGAGGTGGATGTGCTGGCGAAAATCCGCGAGATCACGGATGGCTACGGTTGCGACATCTACATCGAACCCACCGGGCACCACAAGGCGGTCAACCAGGGCCTGGCGATGCTGCGCAAGCTGGGGCGCTTCGTCGAATTCAGCGTGTTCAACGACGAAGCCACGGTGGACTGGTCGATCATCGGCGACCGCAAGGAGCTGGACATCCTCGGCTCGCACCTGGGGCCCTATATGTACCCGCGGGCCATCGACTTTATCGGCAACCGCAAGATCGACATGCGCGATGTGGTGACCCACAAGTTTGCCCTGGCGGATTTCAAGGAGGCGTTTGCGGTGATGGAGCGCGGCGATAAATCGCTCAAAGTTGTACTCGAGCCTTAA